The proteins below are encoded in one region of Micromonospora pisi:
- the rplN gene encoding 50S ribosomal protein L14, with protein MIQQESRLRVADNTGAREILCIRVLGGSGRRYASIGDVIVATVKDAIPGAGVKKGDVVKAVVVRTAKERRRPDGSYIRFDENAAVIIKDGGDPRGTRIFGPVGRELRDKRFMKIISLAPEVL; from the coding sequence GTGATTCAGCAGGAGTCGCGACTGCGCGTCGCCGACAACACGGGTGCCCGGGAGATCCTGTGCATCCGGGTTCTCGGTGGCTCCGGTCGGCGCTACGCGAGTATCGGCGACGTCATCGTGGCCACGGTCAAGGACGCCATTCCGGGGGCCGGTGTGAAGAAGGGCGACGTCGTCAAGGCGGTCGTCGTCCGCACCGCCAAGGAGAGGCGGCGTCCGGACGGCTCGTACATCCGCTTCGACGAGAACGCCGCCGTCATCATCAAGGACGGTGGCGACCCGCGTGGTACCCGCATCTTCGGCCCGGTGGGTCGGGAGCTGCGGGACAAGCGGTTCATGAAGATCATTTCCCTCGCGCCGGAGGTGTTGTGA
- the rplX gene encoding 50S ribosomal protein L24, whose amino-acid sequence MTVKIKKGDTVVVIAGKDKGAKGKVIAAYPRQDKVLVEGVNRVKKHTRISTTQRGAKTGGIVTQEAAIHVSNVQILDSDGNPTRVGYRIDDSGQKVRIARSTGKDL is encoded by the coding sequence GTGACCGTGAAAATCAAGAAGGGTGACACGGTCGTCGTCATCGCCGGCAAGGACAAGGGTGCCAAGGGTAAGGTCATCGCGGCCTACCCGCGGCAGGACAAGGTCCTGGTCGAGGGCGTGAACCGGGTCAAGAAGCACACCCGCATCAGCACCACTCAGCGTGGCGCCAAGACCGGTGGCATCGTCACTCAGGAGGCCGCGATCCACGTGTCGAACGTGCAGATCCTGGACTCCGACGGCAACCCGACCCGGGTCGGTTACCGGATCGACGACAGTGGCCAGAAGGTCCGCATCGCGCGTAGCACCGGTAAGGACCTGTGA
- the rplE gene encoding 50S ribosomal protein L5: MSTATEAKTMPRLKERYRNEIAAALREQFGYQNPMQVPGLVKIVVNMGVGEAARDAKLIDGAVRDLATITGQKPQVRRATKSIAQFKLREGMPIGAKVTLRGDRMWEFLDRLLSIALPRIRDFRGLDGRKLDGHGNYTFGLTEQSVFHEIDQDRIDRQRGMDITVVTTATKDDEGRALLKHLGFPFREDPSKEN, encoded by the coding sequence ATGAGCACGGCTACCGAAGCCAAGACCATGCCGCGTCTCAAGGAGCGGTACCGCAACGAGATCGCGGCCGCGCTGCGCGAGCAGTTCGGCTACCAGAACCCGATGCAGGTGCCGGGTCTGGTCAAGATCGTCGTCAACATGGGTGTCGGCGAGGCTGCTCGCGACGCCAAGCTGATCGACGGTGCGGTTCGCGACCTGGCCACCATCACCGGCCAGAAGCCGCAGGTGCGGCGGGCGACCAAGTCGATCGCGCAGTTCAAGCTCCGTGAGGGGATGCCGATCGGCGCGAAGGTGACCCTCCGGGGTGACCGGATGTGGGAGTTCCTGGACCGGCTGCTCTCCATCGCGCTGCCGCGTATCCGTGACTTCCGGGGTCTCGACGGGCGCAAGCTCGACGGCCACGGCAACTACACCTTCGGTCTGACCGAGCAGTCGGTGTTCCACGAGATCGACCAGGACCGGATCGATCGGCAGCGGGGTATGGACATCACGGTGGTCACCACGGCCACGAAGGACGACGAGGGCCGGGCGCTGCTGAAGCACCTGGGCTTCCCGTTCCGTGAAGACCCGAGCAAGGAGAACTGA
- a CDS encoding type Z 30S ribosomal protein S14: MAKKALIIKAAAKPKFSVRAYTRCQRCGRPKAVYRKFGLCRVCIREMAHRGELPGVSKASW; this comes from the coding sequence ATGGCGAAGAAGGCGCTTATCATCAAAGCGGCCGCGAAGCCGAAGTTCTCGGTTCGCGCCTACACCCGCTGCCAGCGGTGCGGTCGCCCGAAGGCGGTCTACCGCAAGTTCGGGCTCTGCCGCGTGTGCATCCGGGAGATGGCCCACCGCGGTGAGCTGCCCGGTGTCTCCAAGGCATCCTGGTAA
- the rpsH gene encoding 30S ribosomal protein S8, with product MTMTDPIADMLTRLRNANQAYHDRVTMPYSKIKANIAEVLKTEGYIATWSVEEPEEGVVGKRLVVELKYGQSRERSLAGIKRVSKPGLRVYAKSDELPRVLGGLGVAIISTSQGLLTDRQARKRSVGGEVLAFVW from the coding sequence ATGACTATGACTGACCCGATCGCAGACATGCTCACGCGTCTGCGTAACGCCAACCAGGCGTATCACGACCGGGTGACGATGCCCTACTCGAAGATCAAGGCGAACATCGCCGAGGTCCTCAAGACCGAGGGTTACATCGCCACCTGGTCGGTCGAGGAGCCCGAAGAGGGTGTCGTCGGCAAGCGGCTGGTCGTCGAGCTGAAGTACGGCCAGAGCCGCGAGCGGAGCCTGGCGGGCATCAAGCGCGTCTCCAAGCCCGGTCTCCGGGTGTACGCCAAGTCGGACGAGCTTCCCCGGGTGCTCGGTGGGCTGGGCGTGGCGATCATTTCGACGTCCCAGGGCCTGCTCACCGACCGGCAGGCCCGCAAGCGGAGCGTTGGCGGGGAAGTCCTCGCCTTCGTCTGGTAA
- the rplF gene encoding 50S ribosomal protein L6 yields the protein MSRIGRKLIPVPAGVDVTITGPTVKVKGPKGELSHTLAEPIKAERAEDGQLEVTRPNDERRAKELHGLSRTLVANMIVGVTEGYRKTLEIAGTGYRVTAKGSDLEFALGFSHPVLVPAPAGITFTVERPTLFHVAGIDKQLVGEVAAKIRKIRPPEPYKGKGVKYQGEVIRRKAGKAGKK from the coding sequence ATGTCGCGTATTGGACGTAAGTTGATCCCGGTGCCCGCCGGAGTCGACGTCACGATCACCGGGCCGACCGTCAAGGTCAAGGGCCCCAAGGGCGAGCTCTCGCACACCCTCGCTGAGCCGATCAAGGCGGAGCGGGCCGAGGACGGTCAGCTGGAGGTGACCCGTCCGAACGACGAGCGTCGCGCCAAGGAGCTGCACGGTCTGAGCCGCACGCTGGTGGCCAACATGATCGTCGGGGTGACCGAGGGCTACCGTAAGACGCTGGAGATCGCCGGTACGGGTTACCGGGTCACCGCCAAGGGCAGCGACCTGGAGTTCGCGCTCGGGTTCTCCCACCCGGTGCTGGTTCCCGCCCCGGCGGGCATCACCTTCACGGTCGAGCGGCCCACGCTGTTCCACGTGGCCGGCATCGACAAGCAGTTGGTTGGTGAGGTCGCCGCCAAGATCCGGAAGATCCGGCCGCCGGAGCCCTACAAGGGCAAGGGCGTGAAGTACCAGGGCGAGGTCATCCGCCGTAAGGCTGGAAAGGCAGGTAAGAAGTGA
- the rplR gene encoding 50S ribosomal protein L18, translating into MSATLLKRRRGVAAKRAVGRARRHFRVRKNVSGTSDRPRLVVTRSLRHITAQVVDDTKGHTLASASSLDTSLRGGEGDKSALAGKVGALLAERAKAAGISKVVFDRGGNRYAGRIAALADAAREAGLEF; encoded by the coding sequence GTGAGCGCCACGCTGCTCAAGCGCCGTCGCGGCGTTGCCGCCAAGCGCGCCGTCGGGCGGGCGCGGCGACACTTCCGGGTCCGCAAGAACGTCAGCGGCACCTCCGACCGTCCGCGGCTGGTCGTCACCCGTTCGCTCCGGCACATCACGGCCCAGGTGGTCGACGACACCAAGGGTCACACCCTGGCGTCGGCTTCCAGCCTGGACACGTCGCTCCGCGGTGGCGAGGGCGACAAGAGCGCCCTGGCCGGCAAGGTCGGCGCACTGCTGGCCGAGCGGGCGAAGGCCGCCGGCATCTCCAAGGTCGTCTTCGACCGCGGTGGCAACCGGTACGCGGGGCGGATCGCCGCGCTCGCCGACGCCGCCCGCGAAGCCGGACTCGAGTTCTGA
- the rpsE gene encoding 30S ribosomal protein S5, with protein sequence MPGQQRRGGGSGGNEGGRRDNRREGGRGNAPVEKTPHIERVVAINRVAKVVKGGRRFSFTALVIVGDGDGTVGVGYGKAKEVPAAIAKGVEEAKKHFFKVPRIAASIPHPVQGEDAAGVVLLKPASAGTGVIAGGPVRAVLECAGIHDVLSKSLGSSNPINIVHATVAALKGLESPEAVAKRRGLPVEDVAPAAMLAARAGVTR encoded by the coding sequence ATGCCAGGTCAACAGCGCCGTGGCGGCGGGTCCGGTGGCAACGAGGGTGGTCGCCGCGACAACCGCCGTGAGGGCGGCCGCGGAAACGCGCCCGTCGAGAAGACGCCGCACATCGAGCGGGTCGTCGCGATCAACCGTGTGGCCAAGGTCGTGAAGGGTGGTCGTCGCTTCAGCTTCACCGCCCTGGTGATCGTGGGCGACGGCGACGGCACCGTCGGTGTGGGCTACGGAAAGGCCAAGGAGGTGCCCGCGGCGATCGCCAAGGGCGTCGAGGAGGCCAAGAAGCACTTCTTCAAGGTGCCGCGGATCGCCGCGTCGATTCCGCACCCGGTGCAGGGTGAGGACGCCGCTGGCGTGGTCCTGCTCAAGCCGGCGAGCGCCGGTACCGGTGTGATCGCCGGTGGGCCGGTCCGTGCCGTGCTGGAGTGCGCCGGTATCCACGACGTGCTCTCCAAGAGCCTCGGATCGTCGAACCCGATCAACATCGTGCACGCCACCGTCGCGGCCCTGAAGGGGCTGGAGTCGCCCGAGGCGGTTGCCAAGCGTCGTGGCCTGCCGGTGGAGGACGTCGCGCCGGCCGCCATGCTGGCGGCGCGGGCGGGGGTGACCCGCTGA
- the rpmD gene encoding 50S ribosomal protein L30 encodes MARLKVTQLRSDIGTKHNQRESLRSLGLKRINDVVVKEDRPEIRGMIFTVSHLVKVEEVE; translated from the coding sequence ATGGCACGGCTCAAGGTCACCCAGCTCCGATCCGACATCGGGACCAAGCACAACCAGCGGGAGTCCCTGCGGTCGCTCGGTCTCAAGCGGATCAATGACGTGGTGGTCAAGGAGGACCGCCCCGAGATTCGGGGCATGATCTTCACCGTGAGCCACCTCGTGAAGGTCGAGGAGGTCGAGTAA
- the rplO gene encoding 50S ribosomal protein L15, whose protein sequence is MTIKVHHLRPAPGAKTAKTRVGRGEGSKGKTAGRGTKGSKARKNISAAFEGGQMPIHMRLPKLKGFKNHFRVEFQVVNLDRLAELFPKGGQIGPAELVEAGAVRKGQPVKVLGAGDLGGVTLQVSAHAFSASAKEKIAAAGGSVTEL, encoded by the coding sequence ATGACGATCAAGGTCCATCACCTGCGCCCGGCGCCCGGTGCCAAGACCGCCAAGACCCGCGTGGGTCGTGGTGAAGGCTCCAAGGGCAAGACCGCCGGTCGGGGCACCAAGGGCTCCAAGGCCCGTAAGAACATCTCGGCGGCGTTCGAGGGTGGGCAGATGCCCATCCACATGCGCCTGCCGAAGCTGAAGGGCTTCAAGAACCACTTCCGGGTGGAGTTCCAGGTGGTCAACCTGGACCGGCTCGCGGAGTTGTTCCCCAAGGGCGGTCAGATCGGTCCGGCCGAGCTCGTCGAGGCAGGTGCGGTCCGTAAGGGCCAGCCCGTCAAGGTGCTCGGTGCCGGGGATCTCGGCGGCGTGACGCTCCAGGTGTCGGCACACGCGTTCAGTGCGTCGGCCAAGGAGAAGATCGCGGCTGCTGGCGGCTCGGTTACCGAGCTGTAG
- the secY gene encoding preprotein translocase subunit SecY, whose protein sequence is MLSAFFSAFRTPDLRKKLLFTVAIIGVYRLGATLPSPGVSFGNVQKCLDTIQTDGVLSLLNLFSGGALLSLSVFALGIMPYITASIILQLLTVVIPRLEQLRKEGQSGQAKITQYTRYLTLGLGVLQASAFVALARSGQLFNNQCDNFPIVPENTGLPMWLTLTVLVITMTAGTGVVMWLGELITDRGVGNGMSVLIFTSIAARLPGEGWSIKTSKGWGMFFLVILLVLVVISLVVFIEQAQRRIPVQYAKRMIGRRMYGGTSTYIPLKVNQAGVIPVIFASSLLYLPQLALQFFDQNNPGDVQAWIQNNLVSPSSPTHIIAYFLLIIFFTYFYVSITFNPTEVADNMKKYGGFVPGIRPGKPTADYLDFILSRITLPGAFYLGLISILPNFFFIWLDNQQYQNFPFGGTAVLIMVGVGLETVKQIESQLMQRNYEGFLR, encoded by the coding sequence TTGCTCTCCGCCTTTTTCAGTGCGTTTCGTACGCCTGACCTGCGCAAGAAGCTGCTGTTCACAGTAGCTATCATCGGCGTCTACCGACTCGGTGCGACGCTTCCCAGCCCGGGTGTCTCCTTCGGCAACGTGCAGAAGTGTCTGGACACGATCCAGACCGACGGCGTGCTGTCGCTGTTGAACCTCTTCTCCGGCGGCGCGCTACTGTCGCTGTCGGTCTTCGCGCTGGGCATCATGCCCTACATCACCGCCTCGATCATCCTTCAGCTGCTCACCGTGGTTATTCCGCGGTTGGAGCAGCTCCGCAAGGAGGGTCAGTCCGGTCAGGCGAAGATCACCCAGTACACGCGCTACCTGACGCTCGGCCTGGGCGTGCTGCAGGCCTCCGCGTTCGTCGCGCTGGCCCGCTCCGGGCAGCTCTTCAACAACCAGTGCGACAACTTCCCGATCGTCCCGGAGAACACCGGGCTGCCGATGTGGCTCACCCTGACCGTGCTGGTCATCACGATGACCGCCGGTACCGGTGTGGTCATGTGGCTCGGTGAGCTGATCACCGACCGGGGTGTCGGCAACGGCATGTCGGTCCTGATCTTCACCTCGATCGCCGCGCGGCTGCCCGGCGAGGGTTGGTCGATCAAGACCTCCAAGGGCTGGGGGATGTTCTTCCTGGTCATCCTGCTGGTCCTGGTGGTCATCTCGCTGGTGGTCTTCATCGAGCAGGCGCAGCGCCGGATTCCGGTGCAGTACGCGAAGCGGATGATCGGCCGGCGGATGTACGGCGGTACCTCGACCTACATCCCGCTCAAGGTGAACCAGGCCGGTGTGATCCCGGTCATCTTCGCCTCGTCGCTGCTCTACCTGCCGCAGCTGGCACTGCAGTTCTTCGACCAGAACAACCCGGGCGACGTACAGGCTTGGATCCAGAACAACCTGGTGAGCCCGAGCAGCCCGACGCACATCATCGCGTACTTCCTGCTGATCATCTTCTTCACGTACTTCTACGTCTCGATCACGTTCAACCCGACCGAGGTCGCGGACAACATGAAGAAGTACGGCGGGTTCGTGCCGGGTATCCGCCCGGGCAAGCCGACCGCTGACTACCTCGACTTCATCCTCAGCCGGATCACTCTTCCCGGCGCCTTCTACCTGGGCCTGATCTCGATCCTGCCGAACTTCTTCTTCATCTGGCTGGACAACCAGCAGTACCAGAACTTCCCGTTCGGTGGTACTGCGGTGCTGATCATGGTTGGTGTGGGTCTGGAGACGGTGAAGCAGATCGAGAGCCAACTCATGCAGCGGAACTACGAAGGGTTCCTGCGCTAG
- a CDS encoding adenylate kinase: protein MRLVLVGPPGAGKGTQAEFIAAQLAVPKISTGDIFRANVTQGTPLGVEAKRYMDAGKLVPDEVTINMVRGRLAEPDAAEGFLLDGFPRTTPQAAALDKLLADLGTALDLVMELVVDDDEVIRRLSGRRTCRGCGKIWHIEFDAPTKQGICDRCGSELFQRDDDKAETIAERLREYAEKTAPLVDYYGAQGKLVGIDATGPVEDVTVRAIDALRSYGG from the coding sequence ATGCGACTCGTTCTGGTTGGTCCCCCTGGGGCGGGCAAGGGGACCCAGGCCGAGTTCATCGCCGCCCAGCTGGCCGTGCCCAAGATCTCGACCGGGGACATCTTCCGCGCCAACGTCACCCAGGGCACGCCGCTGGGGGTCGAGGCCAAGCGGTACATGGACGCCGGCAAGTTGGTGCCCGACGAGGTCACGATCAACATGGTCCGGGGTCGGCTTGCCGAACCGGACGCCGCCGAGGGATTCCTGCTCGACGGCTTCCCACGTACGACGCCGCAGGCGGCCGCGCTGGACAAGCTCCTGGCCGACCTGGGAACCGCGCTCGACCTGGTGATGGAACTGGTCGTGGACGATGACGAGGTGATCCGCCGGCTCTCCGGCCGGCGGACCTGTCGGGGCTGCGGCAAGATCTGGCACATCGAGTTCGACGCGCCGACCAAGCAGGGGATCTGCGACCGGTGCGGGTCCGAGCTGTTCCAGCGCGACGACGACAAGGCCGAGACGATCGCCGAGCGGCTGCGTGAGTACGCGGAGAAGACCGCGCCGCTTGTCGACTACTACGGTGCCCAGGGCAAGCTGGTGGGAATCGACGCCACCGGCCCGGTCGAGGACGTGACGGTCCGAGCTATCGATGCGCTGCGCTCGTACGGCGGATAG
- the map gene encoding type I methionyl aminopeptidase — MRRHQLDIQLKTPEQIDKMRSAGLVVAAALARMREAVAPGISTADLDAIAESVIRDAGAIPSFKGYHGFPASICSSVNEQVVHAIPAADQVLREGDLISIDCGAVLDGWHGDAAITVGVGEVQPELLRMAEVAEDAMWAGIAAAARGAKNGRGRLTDISAAVEIAVRKGGRYGIVDGYGGHGIGTEMHQDPHVLNHGRPGRGPRLVPGMALAIEPMITLGSPRTAELDDGWTVVTRDNSVAAHVEHSMALLPDGVWVLTAMDGGRARLGDLVTSRQPAASSSS, encoded by the coding sequence ATGCGCCGTCACCAGCTGGATATCCAGCTGAAGACTCCGGAGCAGATCGACAAGATGCGGTCGGCCGGACTGGTCGTCGCGGCGGCGTTGGCCCGCATGCGCGAGGCGGTCGCTCCCGGGATCTCCACCGCGGACCTCGACGCGATCGCCGAGTCGGTGATCCGGGACGCCGGGGCGATCCCGTCGTTCAAGGGCTACCACGGATTTCCGGCCTCGATCTGTTCCTCTGTCAACGAGCAGGTCGTACACGCGATCCCCGCCGCCGACCAGGTGCTGCGGGAGGGAGACCTGATCTCCATCGACTGCGGCGCCGTCCTCGACGGCTGGCACGGGGACGCGGCGATCACGGTCGGCGTCGGTGAGGTCCAGCCCGAGCTGCTCCGGATGGCCGAGGTGGCCGAGGACGCGATGTGGGCCGGTATCGCCGCTGCGGCGCGCGGTGCGAAGAACGGACGCGGCCGGCTGACCGACATCTCGGCCGCGGTCGAGATCGCGGTTCGCAAGGGCGGGCGGTACGGCATCGTCGACGGCTACGGCGGGCACGGCATCGGGACCGAGATGCACCAGGATCCGCACGTGCTCAACCACGGACGGCCCGGGCGCGGGCCTCGCCTGGTGCCGGGGATGGCGCTGGCGATCGAGCCGATGATCACGTTGGGGTCGCCGCGTACGGCCGAACTGGACGACGGCTGGACCGTGGTCACCCGGGACAACTCCGTCGCGGCCCATGTCGAGCACTCGATGGCACTGCTCCCGGACGGCGTGTGGGTCCTCACCGCTATGGACGGGGGCCGGGCCCGGCTCGGCGATCTGGTCACGTCGCGCCAGCCGGCCGCCTCGTCTTCGAGCTGA
- a CDS encoding DUF1707 domain-containing protein codes for MADPDRQAAAERLPVAVDEGWLDRYGHDERLRATYAAQRYAEPYGHVQRSTGTGGTGTRRDWSRRAVGGIRPTGSRPGRSLSRGDPPLAA; via the coding sequence GTGGCGGACCCCGATCGCCAGGCGGCCGCCGAGCGACTCCCGGTCGCGGTTGATGAGGGCTGGCTCGACCGGTACGGGCACGATGAACGTTTGCGGGCGACGTACGCAGCGCAGAGGTATGCGGAGCCGTACGGCCATGTCCAGCGGTCCACTGGAACCGGCGGTACCGGAACCAGGCGGGACTGGTCGCGGCGGGCGGTCGGTGGCATCCGACCCACTGGTTCCCGGCCCGGACGGTCGTTGTCCCGGGGAGACCCGCCGTTGGCTGCCTGA
- the infA gene encoding translation initiation factor IF-1, whose product MPKKDGAIEIEGRVIEPLPNAMFRVELANGHKVLAHISGKMRQHYIRILPEDRVVVELSPYDLTRGRIVYRYK is encoded by the coding sequence ATGCCGAAAAAAGACGGAGCCATCGAGATTGAGGGCCGGGTCATTGAGCCGCTCCCGAACGCCATGTTTCGGGTCGAGCTCGCGAACGGCCACAAGGTGCTGGCTCACATCAGCGGCAAGATGCGGCAGCACTACATCCGCATCCTGCCCGAGGACCGGGTTGTCGTCGAGCTTTCGCCGTACGACCTGACCCGCGGGCGCATCGTCTACCGCTACAAGTGA
- the rpmJ gene encoding 50S ribosomal protein L36 → MKVKPSVKRICNKCRVIRRHGRVMIICSDPRHKQRQG, encoded by the coding sequence GTGAAGGTCAAGCCGAGCGTCAAGCGGATCTGCAACAAGTGCCGGGTGATCCGCCGGCACGGCCGGGTCATGATCATTTGCAGCGACCCGCGCCACAAGCAGCGCCAGGGCTGA
- the rpsM gene encoding 30S ribosomal protein S13 yields MARLAGVDLPREKRMEIALTYIFGVGRTRAVETLAATGISPDKRAKDLTDEELVQLRDHIEANYKVEGDLRREVAADIRRKVEIGCYEGIRHRRGLPVRGQRTRTNARTRKGPKRTVAGKKKAGRK; encoded by the coding sequence ATGGCACGTCTAGCCGGCGTCGACCTCCCCCGCGAAAAGCGGATGGAGATCGCGCTCACTTACATTTTCGGGGTCGGTCGGACCCGGGCCGTCGAAACGCTCGCCGCGACCGGGATCTCTCCGGACAAGCGCGCCAAGGACCTCACGGACGAGGAGCTGGTCCAGCTCCGCGACCACATCGAGGCGAACTACAAGGTTGAGGGTGACCTGCGCCGCGAGGTTGCCGCTGATATCCGCCGCAAGGTCGAGATCGGTTGCTACGAGGGCATCCGGCACCGCCGGGGCCTGCCCGTACGTGGTCAGCGGACCCGTACCAACGCCCGGACCCGCAAGGGCCCGAAGCGGACCGTGGCAGGCAAGAAGAAGGCCGGCCGGAAGTAA
- the rpsK gene encoding 30S ribosomal protein S11 → MPPKARAGAAVKKVRRKERKNVAHGQAHIKSTFNNTIVSITDPTGAVISWASAGQVGFKGSRKSTPFAAQLAAEAAARRAMEHGMRKVDVFVKGPGSGRETAIRSLQAVGLEVGQISDVTPQPHNGCRPPKRRRV, encoded by the coding sequence ATGCCACCGAAGGCTCGCGCCGGAGCCGCTGTAAAGAAGGTTCGGCGCAAGGAACGCAAGAACGTCGCCCACGGGCAGGCGCACATCAAGAGCACCTTCAACAACACCATCGTGTCCATCACGGACCCGACTGGTGCGGTCATCTCCTGGGCCTCCGCCGGCCAGGTTGGCTTCAAGGGCTCCCGCAAGTCGACTCCGTTCGCCGCGCAGCTGGCCGCCGAGGCGGCCGCCCGTCGGGCGATGGAGCACGGCATGCGCAAGGTCGACGTGTTCGTCAAGGGCCCCGGCTCCGGCCGGGAGACCGCTATCCGTTCGCTGCAGGCCGTCGGGCTGGAGGTCGGGCAGATCTCCGACGTCACCCCGCAGCCGCACAACGGGTGCCGTCCGCCGAAGCGTCGTCGGGTCTGA
- the rpsD gene encoding 30S ribosomal protein S4 codes for MARYTGADCRRCRREKMKLFLKGSKCDGPKCPFESRPFPPGQHGRGRTKETEYLLQLREKQKARRVYGVLEKQFRGYYEEAVAKQAKTGEVLLQILESRLDNVVYRAGYAQSRDMARQLVKHGHFIVNGKKVDIPSYRIKEHDIIEVRGKSKEMTPFVVAQAQSGSRTVPAWLEAIPSQMKILVHSLPARQVIDTQVQEQLIVELYSK; via the coding sequence ATGGCTCGTTACACCGGTGCAGACTGCCGCCGTTGCCGGCGGGAGAAGATGAAGCTGTTCCTCAAGGGCAGCAAGTGCGATGGCCCGAAGTGCCCGTTCGAGTCCCGGCCGTTCCCGCCCGGACAGCACGGCCGGGGTCGGACCAAGGAGACCGAGTACCTGCTCCAGCTTCGTGAGAAGCAGAAGGCCCGTCGTGTCTACGGCGTGCTGGAGAAGCAGTTCCGCGGTTACTACGAGGAGGCCGTGGCCAAGCAGGCGAAGACCGGTGAGGTCCTCCTGCAGATCCTCGAGTCGCGGCTGGACAACGTGGTCTACCGGGCTGGCTACGCCCAGTCCCGGGACATGGCCCGCCAGCTGGTCAAGCACGGTCACTTCATCGTGAACGGCAAGAAGGTCGACATCCCGTCGTACCGCATCAAGGAACACGACATCATCGAGGTCCGGGGCAAGTCCAAGGAAATGACCCCGTTCGTCGTCGCGCAGGCCCAGTCGGGCTCGCGCACGGTGCCGGCCTGGCTGGAGGCAATCCCCAGCCAGATGAAGATCCTGGTGCACTCGCTCCCGGCCCGGCAGGTCATCGACACGCAGGTCCAGGAACAGCTGATCGTCGAGCTCTACTCCAAGTAG
- a CDS encoding DNA-directed RNA polymerase subunit alpha, producing the protein MLITQRPTLSEESISETRSRFTIEPLEPGFGYTLGNSLRRTLLSSIPGAAVTSIKIDGVLHEFTTIPGVKEDVVELVMNVKELCVSSDHDEPVSMYLRKQGPGDVTAADIQPPAGVSVHTGDLKLATLNGKGRLDMELTVERGRGYVTAAQNKQSGAEIGRIPVDSIYSPVLKVTYRVEATRVEQRTDFDRLIIDVETKASIGPRTALASAGSTLVELFGLARELDETAEGIDIGPSPQDAQLAADLALPIEELDLTVRSYNCLKREGINSVGELIGRTEADLLDIRNFGQKSIDEVKMKLAGMGLGLKDSAPNFDPAHVVDTFGEGDYDTDDYRETEQL; encoded by the coding sequence GTGCTCATCACCCAGCGGCCGACCCTCTCGGAGGAGTCGATCAGCGAGACCCGGTCCCGGTTCACGATCGAACCGCTCGAGCCGGGCTTCGGTTACACCCTGGGCAACAGCCTGCGCCGTACGCTGCTGTCGTCCATCCCGGGCGCGGCCGTGACGTCGATCAAGATTGACGGCGTGCTGCACGAGTTCACCACGATCCCCGGTGTCAAGGAGGACGTGGTCGAGCTGGTCATGAACGTCAAGGAGCTCTGCGTCAGCTCCGACCACGACGAGCCGGTCAGCATGTACCTGCGCAAGCAGGGCCCCGGCGATGTCACCGCCGCGGACATCCAGCCGCCGGCCGGGGTGTCGGTGCACACCGGTGACCTCAAGCTCGCCACCCTGAACGGCAAGGGCCGGCTCGACATGGAGCTGACCGTCGAGCGGGGCCGGGGTTACGTCACCGCCGCGCAGAACAAGCAGTCCGGCGCCGAGATCGGCCGGATTCCGGTCGACTCGATCTACTCGCCGGTGCTGAAGGTGACCTACCGGGTCGAGGCGACCCGGGTCGAGCAGCGGACGGACTTCGACCGCCTGATCATCGACGTCGAGACCAAGGCGTCGATCGGCCCGCGTACCGCTCTGGCGTCCGCCGGTTCCACCCTGGTCGAGCTCTTCGGCCTGGCCCGGGAGCTGGACGAGACGGCGGAGGGCATCGACATCGGCCCGTCGCCGCAGGACGCGCAGCTCGCTGCCGACCTGGCACTGCCGATCGAGGAGCTCGACCTCACCGTCCGCTCCTACAACTGCCTCAAGCGCGAGGGCATCAACTCTGTTGGTGAGCTCATCGGGCGTACCGAGGCAGACCTCCTCGACATCCGGAATTTCGGTCAGAAGTCGATCGACGAGGTCAAGATGAAGCTCGCCGGGATGGGCCTGGGGCTGAAGGACTCTGCCCCCAACTTCGACCCGGCGCACGTCGTGGACACCTTTGGCGAGGGCGACTACGACACCGACGACTACCGCGAGACCGAGCAGCTTTGA